A window of Sodalis glossinidius str. 'morsitans' contains these coding sequences:
- a CDS encoding phospholipase D family protein, whose protein sequence is MSKPVKVTAAIVLFLLTFTSPLSASTIIQDMEVGFSPGRTAQQIVMTAIEEAETSIDIAAYSFTSKPITLALVDAQNRGVNVRVVADKKSNGGKYTAVTYLANHRVPVRLNDKYAIMHNKFMIVDGRSVETGSFNYTQSAASRNAENVIYLRNRPDIAEKYTREFNRLWSEAADTKATYQHTMQDRRSGILGGKNG, encoded by the coding sequence ATGAGTAAACCCGTAAAAGTAACCGCTGCGATTGTTTTATTCCTTCTGACCTTCACATCTCCGCTTTCAGCCAGTACCATCATTCAGGATATGGAAGTCGGTTTTTCACCGGGGAGGACGGCACAGCAGATAGTCATGACGGCAATTGAAGAGGCGGAAACGTCGATTGATATTGCCGCCTATTCGTTTACCAGTAAGCCGATTACCTTAGCCCTCGTTGACGCACAAAATCGAGGTGTTAATGTTCGTGTCGTTGCCGACAAGAAATCGAACGGAGGAAAGTATACCGCCGTGACCTATTTGGCTAATCACCGCGTACCGGTAAGACTCAATGACAAGTATGCGATTATGCACAACAAATTTATGATTGTTGATGGTCGTTCAGTTGAAACGGGGTCGTTTAACTACACACAGAGTGCTGCATCCCGTAACGCGGAGAATGTGATTTACCTACGTAACCGGCCAGATATTGCCGAAAAATATACACGAGAATTTAACCGACTATGGAGCGAAGCAGCGGACACCAAAGCCACATATCAACACACGATGCAGGATAGGCGTAGCGGGATTCTTGGGGGTAAAAATGGCTAA
- a CDS encoding TriA protein: MKITSTNFKTYHVNDEQLFDLCTNFTIFEKIMTDYYQRGGTLKRALSCYYAGNFSTGLKKEGMFNNTSYIQRIGYKKTPQYVVPSVKQDITDNLGTLTAAAPSLSKRNITCYPRHLLRGDIAAD, translated from the coding sequence ATGAAAATCACCAGTACCAATTTTAAAACCTACCATGTTAATGATGAACAACTCTTCGATCTCTGCACCAATTTTACCATTTTTGAAAAAATCATGACCGATTACTATCAGCGAGGCGGCACTTTGAAAAGAGCGCTCAGTTGCTATTACGCCGGTAATTTTTCAACTGGGTTGAAAAAAGAAGGGATGTTTAATAACACCAGTTATATTCAAAGAATAGGTTATAAAAAAACGCCACAATACGTTGTTCCTAGCGTTAAGCAGGATATCACCGACAATCTCGGGACATTAACCGCAGCGGCTCCATCGCTGTCCAAACGAAATATTACCTGTTACCCACGTCATTTGCTGCGTGGTGACATTGCTGCTGATTAA
- a CDS encoding DNA-3-methyladenine glycosylase has product MLSNTILSRSFYKRDTLCVAKDLLGKVLKFADYYGVINEVEAYIGQDDPACHAARGYTPRTAAMFGAAGFSYVYLIYGMYHCLNIVTEREGFPAAVLIRGIDLYKPTVLSLNGPGKLCKKLNITKNNNKIDLTQSHGFCVYNTTARPEYMATPRIGIKVGTDKLWRFKSM; this is encoded by the coding sequence ATGTTAAGTAATACTATTTTATCACGTTCATTTTATAAACGTGATACGCTTTGTGTGGCAAAGGATTTGCTGGGAAAAGTTTTAAAGTTTGCTGACTATTACGGGGTTATCAACGAAGTTGAAGCCTATATAGGGCAGGATGATCCGGCCTGTCATGCCGCGAGAGGCTACACGCCACGAACAGCGGCCATGTTTGGTGCTGCCGGGTTTTCCTATGTTTATCTTATTTACGGTATGTATCATTGCCTGAATATTGTGACCGAACGTGAAGGATTTCCGGCGGCGGTTTTAATTCGAGGAATTGATTTATACAAACCCACAGTTCTTTCTTTAAATGGGCCAGGTAAACTCTGCAAAAAATTAAATATCACAAAAAATAATAACAAAATTGATTTAACACAATCGCATGGTTTTTGTGTTTACAATACCACGGCTAGACCAGAATATATGGCCACACCAAGAATAGGCATAAAAGTTGGCACTGACAAATTATGGCGTTTTAAGTCAATGTAA
- a CDS encoding type IV secretion system protein: MPVFDFTAKLENAQQWAKEAKQWMEAVEHYKAQMNAYKDQLATATGLRDIQRLLEQGKFLQSEIKTLHKKGISLNDLLTSDNPPSGTLNGLYEKYKVFDVCDLKTKTITEWRKNLS; encoded by the coding sequence ATACCCGTTTTTGATTTTACAGCAAAGCTTGAAAACGCGCAACAGTGGGCGAAGGAAGCCAAGCAATGGATGGAGGCCGTTGAGCACTACAAGGCGCAGATGAACGCCTACAAAGACCAACTGGCCACGGCGACAGGGCTTCGTGATATTCAGAGGTTACTTGAACAGGGGAAATTTTTACAAAGTGAAATAAAAACGTTGCACAAGAAAGGCATTAGTCTCAATGACCTGTTAACATCAGATAATCCGCCGAGTGGCACACTTAACGGTTTGTATGAGAAGTATAAAGTATTTGATGTCTGTGACCTTAAGACTAAAACCATTACCGAATGGCGCAAAAATTTATCTTAA
- a CDS encoding helix-turn-helix transcriptional regulator, translating into MNIPIKQFCQSLTIPCGFTDAQSQDYTNAAMTDILGMTVESSQVLDVFHTHENHKKLPLSLLSTLPGGYKEPPQPWRFDFFPRFDEKDVYEGAFFYAQPFLFLSLLEYIEGELPYPVVLSQPNDMFTDREWDVLFLSLQRLSCKEIAKWLDIAVKTAEVHLSNTYNKDDVHHANQLRLFCREKGINRYLPPKFLPSGSHLISV; encoded by the coding sequence ATGAACATCCCCATCAAGCAATTTTGCCAAAGTCTCACGATCCCCTGTGGTTTTACTGATGCGCAATCTCAGGATTATACTAATGCCGCGATGACCGATATTCTGGGGATGACGGTAGAATCTTCTCAGGTGCTGGATGTTTTTCATACGCACGAGAATCATAAGAAATTGCCGTTATCGCTGCTGAGTACGTTACCCGGTGGTTACAAAGAACCTCCCCAACCGTGGCGGTTTGATTTTTTTCCGCGCTTCGATGAGAAAGATGTTTACGAAGGGGCATTTTTTTATGCTCAACCCTTTTTGTTTTTATCGCTGCTTGAGTATATCGAAGGTGAGTTACCTTATCCGGTTGTATTATCTCAACCTAACGATATGTTTACGGATAGAGAATGGGATGTGTTGTTCCTTTCTTTACAAAGATTAAGCTGCAAGGAGATTGCCAAGTGGCTAGATATTGCAGTTAAAACAGCAGAAGTACATTTAAGTAATACCTATAACAAAGATGATGTACATCACGCAAATCAGCTTAGGCTATTTTGCCGAGAAAAAGGAATAAATCGTTATCTTCCTCCTAAATTTCTGCCTTCTGGTAGTCACCTAATTAGCGTTTAA
- a CDS encoding type IV secretion system protein VirB3 has protein sequence MSTIYKALTRQPVLPGIGVPIVPFVVVEGALISLSANISWFFLIVAFAAWYIMKLMTQEDEAIFHLMRLKMRTLGIYVINRFYGTTVFSASQYDTVDIKEISDCMKLNQRLQLENLIPHIL, from the coding sequence ATGTCAACCATCTATAAAGCATTGACGCGACAGCCCGTGTTGCCGGGGATTGGCGTTCCCATCGTCCCTTTTGTAGTTGTCGAGGGTGCATTAATCAGCCTGAGCGCTAATATTAGCTGGTTTTTTCTTATCGTTGCCTTTGCCGCATGGTACATCATGAAGTTGATGACCCAAGAGGATGAGGCCATTTTTCATTTGATGCGGTTGAAAATGCGAACGCTGGGAATTTACGTCATTAACCGCTTTTATGGCACTACGGTATTTTCAGCCAGTCAATATGATACCGTCGATATCAAGGAGATTTCAGACTGTATGAAACTCAATCAACGCTTGCAGCTAGAAAACCTTATTCCTCACATATTGTGA
- a CDS encoding TrbG/VirB9 family P-type conjugative transfer protein translates to MRKTQQARQRECEKAQMKQSIAQAFNAAQAPRNWDYYMRVAKDSRDIAPDFAYDDGRFTYLGFSPIKTFPAAFVAYGEKEHIVNSSVQQKGNYKVLVIHQINPRFVLRAGHKVVGIENHGMGKVTVPDGNAISPHVQRVETEQ, encoded by the coding sequence ATGCGGAAAACGCAGCAGGCGAGACAACGTGAATGTGAAAAGGCGCAGATGAAGCAATCCATCGCGCAGGCATTTAATGCTGCCCAAGCGCCGCGTAACTGGGATTATTACATGCGGGTAGCGAAAGACAGCCGGGATATCGCTCCCGATTTTGCCTATGACGATGGACGCTTTACCTATCTCGGTTTTTCCCCCATCAAAACCTTTCCCGCCGCGTTTGTCGCCTATGGTGAGAAAGAGCATATCGTTAACTCCAGTGTGCAGCAGAAGGGTAACTATAAGGTATTGGTTATTCATCAGATTAATCCGCGCTTTGTGCTGAGGGCAGGGCATAAGGTCGTGGGGATTGAAAATCATGGTATGGGTAAAGTCACTGTCCCCGATGGAAATGCCATTTCCCCCCACGTTCAGCGCGTGGAGACGGAACAATGA
- a CDS encoding helix-turn-helix transcriptional regulator: protein MKYFRIEDFTSYSTLFPKLSRREIEILSLFRVSLTRSEIALKLNVSVRTIDTHLNSAMHKYELNSSSKLKSLFNFIIQDTFINLIAST, encoded by the coding sequence ATGAAGTATTTTCGGATTGAAGACTTTACATCTTACTCAACTCTTTTTCCAAAACTCTCTAGAAGAGAAATAGAAATTTTATCACTTTTTAGGGTTAGCTTAACGAGGAGTGAAATAGCTTTAAAACTGAATGTTAGTGTAAGAACGATAGATACGCATTTAAATAGCGCAATGCATAAGTACGAACTTAACTCCTCATCTAAATTAAAGTCATTATTTAATTTTATTATTCAAGATACTTTTATTAATTTAATCGCCTCTACGTAA
- a CDS encoding TrbC/VirB2 family protein, whose amino-acid sequence MALAALIIGFRVMFRGETIRDCWGIILGASLIASAAEIGKWLA is encoded by the coding sequence GTGGCGCTAGCCGCCTTAATTATCGGTTTTCGGGTGATGTTTCGGGGTGAAACTATCCGCGATTGCTGGGGGATCATTCTAGGGGCTTCGCTGATTGCGTCAGCCGCGGAAATCGGGAAATGGCTTGCCTGA
- a CDS encoding EexN family lipoprotein has protein sequence MMKKIGFMTVMIGCIILLGCKEEVKSEEWYNQHPDETYNVYSKYLKDRESSQNFEKARRAKNNFVNLGTEEQKTRFSELNIK, from the coding sequence ATGATGAAGAAAATAGGATTTATGACTGTAATGATTGGATGCATTATTCTTTTAGGATGCAAGGAAGAGGTTAAATCAGAGGAATGGTATAACCAACATCCCGATGAAACGTATAATGTTTATAGTAAATATCTTAAAGATAGAGAATCAAGTCAGAATTTCGAAAAGGCGAGAAGAGCCAAGAATAATTTTGTTAATTTAGGAACGGAAGAGCAGAAGACTAGATTTTCTGAGTTAAATATAAAGTGA
- a CDS encoding type IV secretion system protein yields the protein MIEQTAEVQKKVNNALKDIGNLSNRIANAKDSKESQDLANAIQAKSVKLNSLTSAWEMNIKAAEQRDKLLAAKREKAFRQHQYDAPLPKF from the coding sequence ATGATTGAGCAGACGGCAGAAGTACAAAAAAAGGTCAATAATGCGCTGAAAGATATTGGCAATCTGTCTAATCGGATTGCCAATGCTAAAGACAGCAAGGAATCGCAGGATTTAGCAAACGCAATACAGGCCAAGAGTGTTAAACTAAATTCATTGACCAGTGCATGGGAAATGAACATTAAAGCAGCAGAACAACGTGATAAACTCTTAGCAGCGAAGCGTGAAAAAGCATTTCGTCAGCATCAATATGATGCGCCGTTACCGAAATTTTGA
- a CDS encoding TriG protein produces the protein MMFTKKAAYLKTAQEFELKWRQRDKRDKTIVFIIASIGTAFWLLSLIAIIILLPLKQTNTELYIADKLTGKVFYPAICALAGRL, from the coding sequence ATGATGTTCACTAAAAAAGCAGCGTATTTAAAAACCGCGCAAGAATTTGAATTAAAATGGCGGCAACGTGATAAACGCGATAAAACCATTGTCTTTATTATCGCAAGTATTGGCACCGCCTTTTGGCTGCTTTCACTTATTGCCATTATTATTCTGTTGCCATTAAAGCAGACCAATACCGAACTTTATATCGCGGATAAACTAACGGGCAAGGTATTTTATCCAGCAATATGTGCGCTTGCGGGAAGGCTATGA